The Musa acuminata AAA Group cultivar baxijiao chromosome BXJ2-2, Cavendish_Baxijiao_AAA, whole genome shotgun sequence genome has a segment encoding these proteins:
- the LOC135605471 gene encoding transcription factor bHLH62-like isoform X1 yields the protein MEKERFFGVNWQSPDATTPPELNSGGAADDRLPPTFLNLGWAQLMHHNVQSGSSLGSLVSSLSSNPPTVNDSVVIHELFGHLGSVCDAGEFPPTSLYHSANVSCYSAPLSSPRKLNLFVTDHQQQGRGGVMPSNQMAAAQFAPSNSDRAKSYDLLRGQFGFPEAGKLSRVSSSQSLKAADGSQMGVPDDGKRVPVTDPESLEMELRSKFGGRASGASTPDEMGLGNGQDASSALDTKINARKRKSKGKEASLSSSIVNHPMSTEEDNSDAKRCRPAETNGAGKDAAAKPKTEQNGDAGHEQGKENNAKLAEPPKDYIHVRARRGQATDSHSLAERVRREKISERMKLLQDLVPGCNKITGKALKLDQIIGYVQSLQRQVEFLSTKLATLNPQLDFLPKDVRQSNSLRSVISSLSNLHQAYPIPLPQQIYPLDMTSTAFSYAQQPLQSVATINPTSSSLHRPPLDGFTDATSQLGNLWEDDLQYAVRMGFAQSQGTAAFSQSSLAE from the exons ATGGAAAAGGAGCGATTTTTCGGGGTGAACTGGCAGTCGCCTGACGCGACGACGCCGCCTGAGTTGAACTCCGGCGGCGCCGCCGACGACCGATTGCCGCCGACCTTCCTCAACCTCGGCTGGGCGCAGCTGATGCACCACAACGTCCAGTCCGGCTCGTCCCTGGGTTCTCTCGTCTCATCGCTGTCCTCCAATCCGCCGACCGTTAACGACAGCGTCGTCATACACGAGCTCTTCGGCCATCTCGGAAGCGTCTGCGACGCCGGGGAGTTCCCCCCGACCTCGCTGTACCACAGTGCTAACGTGTCCTGTTACAGCGCGCCGCTGAGCTCCCCCCGAAAGCTCAACCTTTTCGTGACGGATCACCAGCAGCAGGGCAGGGGAGGAGTGATGCCAAGCAATCAAATGGCGGCAGCGCAATTCGCGCCATCCAACTCGGATCGGGCGAAGAGTTACGACTTGCTCAGGGGCCAATTTGGGTTCCCAGAGGCAGGGAAGCTGTCGAGGGTCTCGAGCAGCCAGTCTCTGAAGGCAGCCGATGGGTCGCAGATGGGAGTTCCGGACGACGGGAAGCGTGTCCCGGTAACGGACCCAGAGAGTTTGGAGATGGAGCTGAGGTCCAAGTTCGGTGGTAGGGCATCGGGAGCTTCGACGCCGGACGAAATGGGGCTCGGTAATGGCCAGGATGCATCGTCGGCACTAGATACAAAGATCAACGCGAGGAAGCGGAAATCCAAAGGAAAGGAGGCGTCTTTGTCATCCTCCATTGTGAATCATCCCATG TCCACCGAGGAGGACAATTCGGATGCAAAGAGATGCAGACCAGCTGAAACCAATGGAGCTGGCAAGGATGCGGCAGCGAAGCCGAAGACCGAGCAGAACGGTGATGCCGGTCATGAACAAGGAAAAGAGAACAATGCCAAGCTAGCAGAGCCTCCCAAGGACTACATCCATGTCAGGGCAAGAAGAGGGCAAGCCACCGACAGCCACAGCCTCGCCGAGAGG GTCAGAAGAGAGAAAATTAGCGAGAGGATGAAGCTCCTGCAAGATCTCGTGCCGGGTTGCAATAAG ATCACTGGCAAAGCTCTTAAGCTGGATCAGATCATCGGCTACGTGCAGTCGTTGCAGCGCCAAGTCGAG TTCTTATCGACGAAGCTGGCCACCTTGAATCCTCAGCTGGACTTCCTCCCAAAAGATGTAAGGCAATCGAATTCTCTCCGATCCGTCATCTCTTCTCTGTCCAATTTGCATCAGGCTTACCCTATTCCATTGCCACAGCAAATCTATCCATTAGACATGACGAGCACTGCATTCTCATACGCTCAGCAACCTCTGCAGAGCGTCGCAACCATAAACCCAACGAGTTCCTCCCTGCACCGACCGCCGCTTGATGGATTCACAGATGCAACCTCTCAG CTCGGGAATTTGTGGGAGGATGATCTCCAGTATGCTGTTCGGATGGGGTTTGCGCAAAGCCAGGGGACCGCCGCCTTCTCCCAAAGCTCGCTGGCAGAGTGA
- the LOC135605471 gene encoding transcription factor bHLH62-like isoform X2, which translates to MEKERFFGVNWQSPDATTPPELNSGGAADDRLPPTFLNLGWAQLMHHNVQSGSSLGSLVSSLSSNPPTVNDSVVIHELFGHLGSVCDAGEFPPTSLYHSANVSCYSAPLSSPRKLNLFVTDHQQQGRGGVMPSNQMAAAQFAPSNSDRAKSYDLLRGQFGFPEAGKLSRVSSSQSLKAADGSQMGVPDDGKRVPVTDPESLEMELRSKFGGRASGASTPDEMGLGNGQDASSALDTKINARKRKSKGKEASLSSSIVNHPMSTEEDNSDAKRCRPAETNGAGKDAAAKPKTEQNGDAGHEQGKENNAKLAEPPKDYIHVRARRGQATDSHSLAERVRREKISERMKLLQDLVPGCNKITGKALKLDQIIGYVQSLQRQVEFLSTKLATLNPQLDFLPKDQIYPLDMTSTAFSYAQQPLQSVATINPTSSSLHRPPLDGFTDATSQLGNLWEDDLQYAVRMGFAQSQGTAAFSQSSLAE; encoded by the exons ATGGAAAAGGAGCGATTTTTCGGGGTGAACTGGCAGTCGCCTGACGCGACGACGCCGCCTGAGTTGAACTCCGGCGGCGCCGCCGACGACCGATTGCCGCCGACCTTCCTCAACCTCGGCTGGGCGCAGCTGATGCACCACAACGTCCAGTCCGGCTCGTCCCTGGGTTCTCTCGTCTCATCGCTGTCCTCCAATCCGCCGACCGTTAACGACAGCGTCGTCATACACGAGCTCTTCGGCCATCTCGGAAGCGTCTGCGACGCCGGGGAGTTCCCCCCGACCTCGCTGTACCACAGTGCTAACGTGTCCTGTTACAGCGCGCCGCTGAGCTCCCCCCGAAAGCTCAACCTTTTCGTGACGGATCACCAGCAGCAGGGCAGGGGAGGAGTGATGCCAAGCAATCAAATGGCGGCAGCGCAATTCGCGCCATCCAACTCGGATCGGGCGAAGAGTTACGACTTGCTCAGGGGCCAATTTGGGTTCCCAGAGGCAGGGAAGCTGTCGAGGGTCTCGAGCAGCCAGTCTCTGAAGGCAGCCGATGGGTCGCAGATGGGAGTTCCGGACGACGGGAAGCGTGTCCCGGTAACGGACCCAGAGAGTTTGGAGATGGAGCTGAGGTCCAAGTTCGGTGGTAGGGCATCGGGAGCTTCGACGCCGGACGAAATGGGGCTCGGTAATGGCCAGGATGCATCGTCGGCACTAGATACAAAGATCAACGCGAGGAAGCGGAAATCCAAAGGAAAGGAGGCGTCTTTGTCATCCTCCATTGTGAATCATCCCATG TCCACCGAGGAGGACAATTCGGATGCAAAGAGATGCAGACCAGCTGAAACCAATGGAGCTGGCAAGGATGCGGCAGCGAAGCCGAAGACCGAGCAGAACGGTGATGCCGGTCATGAACAAGGAAAAGAGAACAATGCCAAGCTAGCAGAGCCTCCCAAGGACTACATCCATGTCAGGGCAAGAAGAGGGCAAGCCACCGACAGCCACAGCCTCGCCGAGAGG GTCAGAAGAGAGAAAATTAGCGAGAGGATGAAGCTCCTGCAAGATCTCGTGCCGGGTTGCAATAAG ATCACTGGCAAAGCTCTTAAGCTGGATCAGATCATCGGCTACGTGCAGTCGTTGCAGCGCCAAGTCGAG TTCTTATCGACGAAGCTGGCCACCTTGAATCCTCAGCTGGACTTCCTCCCAAAAGAT CAAATCTATCCATTAGACATGACGAGCACTGCATTCTCATACGCTCAGCAACCTCTGCAGAGCGTCGCAACCATAAACCCAACGAGTTCCTCCCTGCACCGACCGCCGCTTGATGGATTCACAGATGCAACCTCTCAG CTCGGGAATTTGTGGGAGGATGATCTCCAGTATGCTGTTCGGATGGGGTTTGCGCAAAGCCAGGGGACCGCCGCCTTCTCCCAAAGCTCGCTGGCAGAGTGA
- the LOC135605472 gene encoding quinone-oxidoreductase QR1, chloroplastic-like isoform X2, whose amino-acid sequence MNPADWKVQKGAFRPFLPSKFPFVPVSDVAGEVVEVGPGVDGFKPGDKVVTWLGFKAGGLAEYAVAPVNLTVHIPPEVSAADAAGLPIAGFTALQALRYATTKFDGTGDPANILITAASGGVGTFAIQLAKLGNLHVTATCGARNMELVRSLGADEVLDYKTPEGKSLKSPSGRKYDVVVNCTTSVGWSSLESNLAAHGKVVDLNPSPGAFLRSALKQLTCSNKKLVVLFATATKEDLQFLVELVKGGKLRTVIDSRYALGKAEEAWAKSMEGHATGKIIVECDQVMDI is encoded by the exons ATGAACCCAGCTGACTGGAAAGTCCAGAAGGGAGCGTTCCGTCCTTTTCTGCCATCCAAGTTTCCATTTGTTCCAG TATCGGATGTTGCAGGAGAAGTTGTTGAGGTTGGACCTGGCGTGGATGGCTTCAAGCCAGGAGACAAGGTGGTCACATGGCTTGGATTT AAAGCAGGTGGACTCGCGGAGTACGCTGTTGCACCAGTAAACCTTACGGTCCACATTCCACCTGAAGTATCAGCCGCAGACGCTGCGGGTCTGCCTATAGCGGGCTTTACTGCTCTACAGGCGCTGAGGTACGCCACAACAAAGTTCGACGGCACCGGCGATCCAGCAAACATCCTCATCACTGCCGCCTCTGGCGGTGTCGGGACGTTCGCCATCCAGCTCGCCAAGCTCGGAAACCTCCATGTCACCGCCACCTGCGGCGCCCGGAACATGGAGCTGGTGAGGAGCCTGGGCGCAGATGAGGTGCTTGACTACAAGACCCCGGAAGGCAAGAGCTTGAAGAGCCCTTCGGGCAGGAAGTACGACGTCGTCGTGAACTGCACCACCAGCGTTGGCTGGTCCAGCTTGGAGTCCAACCTCGCAGCTCACGGGAAGGTCGTCGATCTCAATCCTTCGCCGGGGGCTTTCCTTCGTTCTGCTCTGAAGCAATTGACCTGCTCGAATAAGAAGCTGGTGGTGCTGTTCGCGACGGCGACGAAGGAGGACTTGCAGTTCCTGGTTGAGCTGGTGAAGGGAGGGAAGCTTAGGACGGTGATCGACTCGAGATACGCACTGGGCAAGGCAGAGGAGGCCTGGGCAAAGAGCATGGAGGGTCATGCCACTGGTAAGATCATCGTCGAGTGTGACCAAGTCATGGACATATAA
- the LOC135605472 gene encoding quinone-oxidoreductase QR1, chloroplastic-like isoform X1 encodes MAARTMRAVQYAGYGGGAAALQHVEIQVPSPKKDEVLLRVEAASMNPADWKVQKGAFRPFLPSKFPFVPVSDVAGEVVEVGPGVDGFKPGDKVVTWLGFKAGGLAEYAVAPVNLTVHIPPEVSAADAAGLPIAGFTALQALRYATTKFDGTGDPANILITAASGGVGTFAIQLAKLGNLHVTATCGARNMELVRSLGADEVLDYKTPEGKSLKSPSGRKYDVVVNCTTSVGWSSLESNLAAHGKVVDLNPSPGAFLRSALKQLTCSNKKLVVLFATATKEDLQFLVELVKGGKLRTVIDSRYALGKAEEAWAKSMEGHATGKIIVECDQVMDI; translated from the exons ATGGCCGCAAGAACCATGCGCGCCGTGCAATACGCCGGCTACGGCGGTGGCGCCGCCGCTCTCCAG CATGTTGAGATCCAGGTTCCTTCACCCAAGAAGGATGAGGTGCTGCTGAGAGTGGAAGCAGCAAGCATGAACCCAGCTGACTGGAAAGTCCAGAAGGGAGCGTTCCGTCCTTTTCTGCCATCCAAGTTTCCATTTGTTCCAG TATCGGATGTTGCAGGAGAAGTTGTTGAGGTTGGACCTGGCGTGGATGGCTTCAAGCCAGGAGACAAGGTGGTCACATGGCTTGGATTT AAAGCAGGTGGACTCGCGGAGTACGCTGTTGCACCAGTAAACCTTACGGTCCACATTCCACCTGAAGTATCAGCCGCAGACGCTGCGGGTCTGCCTATAGCGGGCTTTACTGCTCTACAGGCGCTGAGGTACGCCACAACAAAGTTCGACGGCACCGGCGATCCAGCAAACATCCTCATCACTGCCGCCTCTGGCGGTGTCGGGACGTTCGCCATCCAGCTCGCCAAGCTCGGAAACCTCCATGTCACCGCCACCTGCGGCGCCCGGAACATGGAGCTGGTGAGGAGCCTGGGCGCAGATGAGGTGCTTGACTACAAGACCCCGGAAGGCAAGAGCTTGAAGAGCCCTTCGGGCAGGAAGTACGACGTCGTCGTGAACTGCACCACCAGCGTTGGCTGGTCCAGCTTGGAGTCCAACCTCGCAGCTCACGGGAAGGTCGTCGATCTCAATCCTTCGCCGGGGGCTTTCCTTCGTTCTGCTCTGAAGCAATTGACCTGCTCGAATAAGAAGCTGGTGGTGCTGTTCGCGACGGCGACGAAGGAGGACTTGCAGTTCCTGGTTGAGCTGGTGAAGGGAGGGAAGCTTAGGACGGTGATCGACTCGAGATACGCACTGGGCAAGGCAGAGGAGGCCTGGGCAAAGAGCATGGAGGGTCATGCCACTGGTAAGATCATCGTCGAGTGTGACCAAGTCATGGACATATAA